In the genome of candidate division KSB1 bacterium, the window TTTCCCCGATGCGGCAAGAATGGAAATCCGTAATTCATATACTCCCCTCGGATCAATTTTGGAAAAGTATCTGGTCGAATACAAAAGTAAACCAAAAGGTTATTTCCAAATAAACTCTGACGAAATGATCAATCGATCCCTAAATCTGCAGGGTTCCCATTTATTGTTTGGCCGGGTAAATCAAATTCGAAACCTTCAGGATTTATCCCTGGCCAGTGTCGTCGAAATATTGCCACCCAAAGACAAATTTGATGAAAACCGATAAGCAATTTGATGCCATCGTAATCGGCGCGGGTCCGGCCGGATCTACGGCAGCTGCCTTACTGGCACAGAACGGCCGGGATGTTCTGGTTCTGGAAAAGGAGCGATTTCCCCGCTACAAGATTGGCGAGTCCATGATCCCTTATTGTTATTTTCCGTTGCAGCGGCTCGGTTTAATCGACAAGATGAAACAGTCCCATTTCACTAAAAAATTCAGCGTTCAATTTATCAATACCAATGGCAAAGTGTCTGCGCCATTTTACTTCTTCCAGCATTTCGATCATGATGCTTCCACCACCTGGCAGGTAGTTCGCAGTGAGTTTGATCTGATGCTTCTCGACAATGCTCGCGAAAAGGGCGCTGAAGTTATCGAAGCCATGAAAGTAAAAGACCTCCTGCGGGAAAATGGCCAGGTTAGCGGTGTGAAGGCGCAGAATTCTAAAGGCGAAATGCAGCAGTTCAAAGCAAAAATGACCATAGATGCCAGTGGGCGTGATAGCCTGTCGATTGTTCGGAATGGTTGGCGAATCGATGACCCAAATCTCAAAAAAGTGTCGATCTGGACTTATTACAAAGGCGCCAAACGTGACCCGGGCCTGGACGAAGGCGCAACAACCATTGCTTACCTGCCGGAAAAAGGTTGGTTTTGGTATATTCCGCTCCCGGATGATTTGGTGGGTGTCGGAATTGTTGCAGATAAGGATTACGTATACAAAGAAACGCGAGATCCTGAGATCATTTTCAATAATGAAATTAAAAAAAATGCCTGGATTGAAGACCATCTTGCTGCAGGAAAACAGGACTGCCCTTTTAGAATTACCGGCGATTATTCCTATCGTTCGAAGTATTGTGCCAGTGACGGTTTAATCCTGACCGGAGATGCCTTCGCCTTTCTCGATCCTGTGTTTTCTTCCGGACTTCTGCTCGCCCTGCTAAGTGGGGAACTGGCGGCGGATGCAGTGGACGCAGCTCTTGCGAAAAACGATGTTTCAGCGCATCAATTCGTTGATTATGGCGAAAAACTTTGCCAGGGCATCGAAGCCATGCGCAAACTGGTCTATGCATTTTATGACAAAGAATTCAGCTTTCGAACTTTATTTGAGAAACATCCGGAATTGCGCAGCGATGTCACCGATGGCTTGATCGGCAATTTATTCAAGGATTTTGATCCGTTATTCGCAGCGGTGAAGGAATTTGCAGAGATCCCGGATAACCTGGCGCACGGGAGGCCGTTGATTAAGTAGGGTTAATTAATTATTAACTAATTTTTTATTTTATGGTGATAGTTTTGTGAAGTCTTTTTTGTTTAATAGGAAAACAAATTAATTGTTTGGTCTTGCACA includes:
- a CDS encoding tryptophan 7-halogenase, with the translated sequence MKTDKQFDAIVIGAGPAGSTAAALLAQNGRDVLVLEKERFPRYKIGESMIPYCYFPLQRLGLIDKMKQSHFTKKFSVQFINTNGKVSAPFYFFQHFDHDASTTWQVVRSEFDLMLLDNAREKGAEVIEAMKVKDLLRENGQVSGVKAQNSKGEMQQFKAKMTIDASGRDSLSIVRNGWRIDDPNLKKVSIWTYYKGAKRDPGLDEGATTIAYLPEKGWFWYIPLPDDLVGVGIVADKDYVYKETRDPEIIFNNEIKKNAWIEDHLAAGKQDCPFRITGDYSYRSKYCASDGLILTGDAFAFLDPVFSSGLLLALLSGELAADAVDAALAKNDVSAHQFVDYGEKLCQGIEAMRKLVYAFYDKEFSFRTLFEKHPELRSDVTDGLIGNLFKDFDPLFAAVKEFAEIPDNLAHGRPLIK